The proteins below come from a single Nostoc sp. KVJ3 genomic window:
- a CDS encoding cytochrome c, which translates to MTEQTNPTLISTPIKGFFKRIWVVIVGIIAVAIFLLWPVLSNSPVDYADIQNHFKYGSIGSEPINGIPYWIWKVLPDLFPDKLPGKGYTSLGFIKEPDKDLPVGFSQRRVFINRVGLNCAVCHTGTLRNTPNSEHQVITTMPANVLNLQGYIKFLSAVGVDERFTANRMLPEIEKISGGLNPIEKLLYRFIAIPQTRDALINQAYRLNFVEKQPDWGPGRVDTFNPYKAIQFHFPMDKLRQDELIGTSDFPSVWNQKPREGLQLHWDGNNTSVDERNKSAALGTGVTPTTIDLPRIQRIADWLWELPPPKYPYEVNETLAATGKPLFTSNCASCHAFGGAYTGKVVPIQEIGTDPHRLDSFTYETISNQNTLYAGYPWRFKNFRKTNGYANMPLDGVWLRGPYLHNGSVPTLRDLLEKPENRPKEFYRGYDVIDREKGGFISDVAEENGKKYFKFDTKLDGNSNSGHLYGVDLSPEEKDAIVEYMKKL; encoded by the coding sequence ATGACTGAACAAACTAACCCTACCCTAATTTCTACGCCAATAAAGGGATTTTTCAAGCGGATTTGGGTTGTGATTGTGGGTATTATAGCAGTAGCAATATTTTTATTGTGGCCTGTTTTATCTAACTCCCCAGTGGATTATGCTGATATTCAAAACCACTTTAAATATGGTTCAATTGGCAGCGAACCCATCAATGGCATTCCTTACTGGATTTGGAAAGTTTTACCAGACCTATTCCCTGATAAATTACCTGGAAAAGGCTACACTTCTCTGGGATTTATTAAAGAACCTGATAAAGATTTGCCTGTAGGTTTTTCGCAACGAAGAGTCTTTATTAATCGAGTTGGCTTGAATTGTGCTGTATGTCATACAGGAACACTGCGAAATACCCCTAATAGCGAACATCAAGTCATTACTACGATGCCAGCTAATGTGCTGAACTTGCAGGGATATATCAAATTCTTATCAGCAGTTGGTGTGGATGAGCGCTTTACTGCTAATCGGATGTTACCAGAAATTGAAAAAATCAGTGGCGGTTTAAATCCCATTGAAAAATTACTTTATCGCTTCATTGCGATTCCCCAAACTAGAGATGCACTAATTAATCAGGCATATCGACTTAATTTTGTTGAAAAACAACCAGATTGGGGGCCAGGAAGAGTAGATACTTTTAATCCTTATAAAGCAATTCAATTCCATTTCCCAATGGATAAATTGCGTCAGGATGAACTGATTGGAACTTCTGATTTCCCCTCAGTTTGGAATCAAAAACCCCGCGAGGGATTGCAGTTACATTGGGATGGGAATAATACTTCTGTTGATGAACGTAATAAAAGCGCAGCTTTAGGGACTGGAGTTACACCCACAACTATTGATTTACCTCGAATTCAACGAATTGCCGATTGGCTTTGGGAACTACCACCACCAAAATATCCTTACGAAGTTAACGAAACTTTAGCAGCCACAGGAAAACCACTTTTTACAAGTAATTGCGCTAGTTGTCACGCTTTCGGTGGTGCGTACACAGGCAAAGTTGTACCGATTCAAGAAATTGGTACAGACCCCCATCGGCTAGATTCATTTACTTATGAAACCATCTCTAACCAAAATACCCTGTATGCAGGTTATCCGTGGCGGTTTAAGAATTTTCGTAAGACTAATGGGTATGCAAATATGCCTCTTGATGGTGTTTGGTTACGCGGCCCTTATTTACATAATGGTTCAGTGCCCACCCTTCGGGATTTACTAGAAAAACCAGAAAATAGACCAAAAGAATTTTATCGTGGCTACGACGTTATCGATAGAGAAAAAGGTGGCTTTATCTCTGATGTCGCCGAAGAAAATGGTAAAAAGTACTTCAAGTTTGATACAAAACTTGATGGTAACAGTAATAGCGGTCACTTGTATGGTGTTGATCTTTCCCCTGAAGAGAAAGATGCAATTGTTGAGTACATGAAAAAACTTTGA
- a CDS encoding cytochrome c: MAILKSKLGKIITSIAVVIVLLFGVVGYVGWYNLFREVPSEVYELPEDHFKYGSIGTEQAQGVPYWIWLVLPRIFPDKLPGPGGYTSLGITWEEGKELPVGFAKKTIGFPRVGITCAVCHHATYRENLKDKPTIIAAGPANKFDSQGYIRFLGNAASDPRFEPDYILDEIKYSHEFPWWENLLYRFVIIPQTKKGLLQQKADFAWTDSRPNWGPGRIDPFNPVKFTTLKLPKDNTIGNSDMMPLWNEKQHQNFALHWDGLETSLRETVQTGAIGDGATKKSLPVNDLQRVEDYISELPPPKYPFAVDEQLATQGKEIFSSTCASCHAFGGERTGQVIPVDEVGTDRHRLDMWTQQAADTYNKFGDGYPWDFSQLRKTNGYVSVSLDGLWLRAPYLHNGSVPSLQDLLEKPENRPQSFYRGFDVYDQTKVGFISEGEEAQRVGFKYDISVPGNSNQGHIYGTDLPANDKQALIEYLKTL; the protein is encoded by the coding sequence ATGGCAATACTTAAGTCAAAATTAGGGAAAATAATCACCTCAATTGCTGTAGTTATTGTCCTTCTTTTTGGGGTTGTGGGTTACGTGGGATGGTACAACCTTTTCCGGGAAGTTCCTAGCGAAGTTTATGAGTTACCAGAGGATCATTTTAAATATGGTTCTATTGGTACAGAACAGGCGCAAGGTGTACCGTATTGGATTTGGTTAGTATTGCCACGTATATTTCCCGATAAGCTACCAGGGCCAGGCGGTTATACTTCTTTGGGAATTACATGGGAAGAAGGTAAGGAACTACCAGTTGGTTTTGCGAAAAAAACAATTGGCTTCCCTAGAGTTGGGATAACTTGTGCTGTTTGTCATCATGCTACTTATCGAGAAAATCTCAAAGATAAGCCAACAATTATTGCAGCCGGGCCTGCAAATAAATTTGATTCTCAAGGCTATATTCGCTTTCTTGGTAATGCTGCTAGTGACCCCAGATTTGAACCTGACTATATCCTTGATGAAATCAAATATAGCCATGAGTTTCCCTGGTGGGAAAACCTGCTTTATCGTTTTGTGATTATTCCTCAAACAAAGAAAGGGCTACTACAACAAAAAGCAGATTTTGCTTGGACTGATTCTCGTCCCAATTGGGGGCCGGGTAGAATTGACCCGTTTAACCCTGTGAAGTTTACTACCTTAAAGTTGCCTAAAGATAACACCATTGGTAATTCAGATATGATGCCTCTGTGGAATGAAAAGCAACACCAAAACTTTGCCCTGCATTGGGATGGTTTAGAAACTTCGCTGCGAGAAACGGTACAAACTGGGGCGATTGGTGACGGTGCAACTAAAAAGTCTTTACCAGTAAATGATCTACAACGGGTAGAAGATTATATTTCGGAATTACCGCCTCCCAAATATCCCTTTGCAGTTGATGAGCAACTAGCTACACAAGGAAAAGAGATTTTTAGCAGTACTTGTGCATCTTGTCACGCATTTGGCGGCGAAAGGACTGGTCAGGTGATTCCTGTTGATGAAGTGGGAACTGACCGCCATCGTCTAGATATGTGGACGCAGCAAGCAGCAGATACTTACAACAAATTTGGTGATGGTTATCCTTGGGATTTCAGCCAGTTGCGGAAGACCAATGGTTATGTGTCTGTCTCTCTTGATGGTCTTTGGTTAAGAGCGCCTTATCTGCATAATGGTTCAGTACCATCCCTACAAGACTTGTTAGAAAAACCAGAGAATCGACCTCAATCTTTCTACCGAGGATTTGATGTCTATGACCAAACCAAAGTCGGTTTTATTTCGGAAGGAGAAGAAGCCCAACGTGTAGGTTTCAAATACGATATTAGCGTTCCTGGTAATAGTAACCAAGGACATATTTATGGCACTGATTTACCTGCCAATGATAAACAAGCATTAATCGAATATCTGAAAACTTTATAA
- a CDS encoding NADH:flavin oxidoreductase, whose amino-acid sequence MENDIIFEPLRFRNLTVKNRIFRSSISGRWDNYDGSGTQARINWEEKFARGGVGAIITSFVPVAIRGRIMPNYATIDCDERIPFWRKVGEKVHEYDCKFILQLSHSGRQQDIGGVENLGKKALSSTSQTEPFHGFLCQAMTLGEIKETIQYFADGARRAREAGLDGVELHSANGYLFNQFLSSGINDRQDEYGGSLENRARFLLDVIRAIRKEVGNDFHLQFKISAVDYNNAVTFWEKPGNTIEDSIQVCKWAEEAGADGVHVSTGSLFPHPLNPIGDFNFDVISRTYDTMLSSGVETTRNYILFRNSFLHPVFNLLWNRVKSQLRPQAFSGDDVKDPKIKQLLAENQGRNLLDAKEIKKHVNIPVLCTGGLQQASYIRQAINEHYCDGVTMARTLIANNDLVKSFQAGKDLADKPCTYCNKCLLNVTENPLGCYEQDRFNSYEEMMEEVMSVFHPTQFANSSK is encoded by the coding sequence ATGGAAAACGATATTATCTTTGAACCATTGAGATTCCGTAATCTCACAGTCAAAAATCGGATATTTCGCTCTAGCATTTCAGGACGATGGGATAACTATGATGGTTCAGGAACCCAAGCTCGAATCAACTGGGAAGAAAAGTTTGCTCGTGGTGGTGTAGGGGCTATTATTACCTCCTTTGTTCCTGTGGCTATCCGGGGACGAATTATGCCCAATTACGCCACCATTGACTGTGATGAACGCATTCCTTTTTGGCGAAAAGTAGGAGAAAAAGTCCACGAATATGACTGTAAATTTATATTGCAATTAAGTCATTCTGGGCGACAGCAGGATATTGGTGGTGTAGAAAACTTAGGAAAAAAAGCATTAAGTTCCACCAGCCAAACTGAGCCATTTCACGGTTTTTTGTGTCAAGCGATGACACTAGGAGAGATAAAAGAAACAATCCAATACTTTGCCGATGGTGCTAGACGGGCCCGTGAAGCAGGTTTAGATGGAGTAGAATTGCACAGTGCTAATGGATATCTTTTTAACCAATTTCTCAGTTCTGGAATTAACGACCGTCAAGATGAATACGGTGGTTCATTAGAGAATCGAGCGCGGTTTTTGCTAGATGTAATTAGAGCAATTCGCAAAGAAGTAGGTAACGACTTTCACTTGCAATTTAAAATTAGTGCCGTTGACTATAACAACGCCGTCACCTTTTGGGAAAAACCAGGTAATACCATAGAAGATTCCATCCAAGTTTGTAAATGGGCAGAAGAAGCTGGGGCTGATGGCGTGCATGTCTCAACTGGTAGCTTATTTCCTCACCCACTCAATCCCATTGGTGATTTTAATTTTGATGTCATTTCTAGAACTTATGACACCATGTTGTCGAGTGGTGTTGAAACCACACGCAACTACATTTTATTTCGCAATTCATTTTTGCATCCCGTTTTCAATCTTTTATGGAACCGCGTCAAAAGCCAATTGCGTCCTCAAGCATTTAGTGGTGATGATGTTAAAGACCCCAAAATCAAGCAGTTGCTAGCAGAGAACCAAGGCAGAAATTTGCTGGATGCCAAAGAAATTAAAAAGCACGTTAATATTCCCGTATTATGTACTGGTGGTTTACAACAGGCTTCTTATATTCGTCAGGCAATTAACGAACATTATTGCGATGGCGTAACAATGGCTCGGACTCTAATTGCTAACAACGACTTAGTTAAATCTTTTCAAGCAGGTAAAGACCTGGCAGATAAACCCTGTACCTATTGCAATAAATGCCTGTTGAATGTAACTGAAAATCCCTTGGGTTGTTACGAGCAGGATCGCTTTAATAGCTATGAAGAGATGATGGAAGAAGTAATGTCAGTCTTTCATCCAACTCAGTTTGCAAATTCATCTAAATAA